A portion of the Lolium rigidum isolate FL_2022 chromosome 1, APGP_CSIRO_Lrig_0.1, whole genome shotgun sequence genome contains these proteins:
- the LOC124664050 gene encoding BTB/POZ and MATH domain-containing protein 1-like, protein MATFSHVFRIEGYTQVRKMVPNGKGVRSSTFAIGGHDWRIKCYPNGSAGYDGYISLFLEHASHAKTIDAMVQFQLSILDNTGSSMPSFSTEPITEHSFSSTNPLSLGWSDFMKHEDLDEERHLKDDCLTLLCDTTVTRLHTDADEYIEVAAALEPAPVAPTSFDLPLDVKIKAGGETFHAHRWVLEARSPVFKRELSMATGTAELRVDDMDAEMFRTLLQFIYTDSPPLLEAAPTAEKLLVAADRYGVEKLKRICEEALCKHIDISSLAATLELAERHRCTVLTAACMQFLYNSSNLKAFVAADGINQLKGRFPLLCLSSWEKTEDHGAHVYILYNAAKTRGKTMIGLCFVCRFKSISSHSNHQFA, encoded by the coding sequence ATGGCGACCTTCTCCCATGTGTTCCGGATCGAAGGGTACACGCAAGTCAGGAAGATGGTGCCCAATGGGAAGGGGGTGAGATCTAGCACGTTCGCCATCGGCGGCCACGACTGGCGTATCAAGTGCTATCCAAACGGGTCCGCGGGATACGACGGCTACATCTCCCTCTTCCTGGAACATGCCAGCCACGCCAAAACCATCGACGCTATGGTACAGTTCCAGTTGAGTATACTAGACAACACGGGGTCCAGTATGCCGTCGTTCAGTACTGAACCCATTACGGAGCACAGCTTCTCGAGTACCAATCCTCTTAGTCTGGGATGGAGCGACTTCATGAAACACGAGGATCTGGACGAGGAGAGGCACCTCAAGGACGACTGCCTGACCCTTCTGTGCGACACCACCGTCACAAGACTGCACACCGATGCCGACGAGTACATCGAGGTTGCAGCAGCGCTGGAACCTGCGCCCGTGGCCCCGACGTCGTTCGACTTGCCCTTGGACGTGAAGATCAAGGCCGGAGGAGAGACCTTCCACGCGCACCGGTGGGTACTTGAGGCCCGATCACCCGTCTTCAAAAGGGAATTATCGATGGCCACCGGCACCGCAGAGCTCCGCGTCGACGACATGGATGCCGAGATGTTCAGGACCTTGCTCCAGTTTATCTACACTGACTCGCCTCCGCTGCTCGAGGCCGCACCGACTGCCGAGAAGCTGCTCGTCGCGGCGGATCGGTATGGGGTTGAGAAACTGAAACGCATATGCGAGGAGGCGCTGTGCAAGCACATCGACATCAGCTCTTTGGCTGCCACTCTAGAGTTGGCCGAGCGGCACCGTTGCACCGTGTTGACGGCGGCTTGCATGCAGTTCCTCTATAATTCAAGTAATCTGAAAGCATTCGTCGCGGCGGATGGGATCAATCAGCTAAAGGGACGTTTCCCTCTACTCTGCTTAAGCTCCTGGGAAAAAACTGAAGATCATGGCGCACATGTTTACATTTTGTATAATGCTGCCAAAACACGTGGGAAAACAATGATTGGCTTATGCTTTGTGTGTCGATTTAAATCAATATCATCACACTCTAATCATCAATTTGCATGA